One Pseudodesulfovibrio cashew DNA window includes the following coding sequences:
- a CDS encoding FAD-binding oxidoreductase → MSDLAQSLTAAHRAFLSELFPGEDCLFAPEERAAFSADASLERGMPWAVVRPERREQVEELLRWADLERVAILGRGRGTGRVGGAVPAQGGVVVSLLKMNRIIDVNERDFVAVVEPGVIAGDLQTACAAKRLLYAPDPASVRISTIGGNVSTCAGGLRAVKYGVTRDWVLGVEAVLPGGRVLRAGGRSHKDVVGLDLTRLFVGAGGKLGLLTEITVKLLPLPEASASVLVGFSDLGASLSGAQAVFRAGVLPAACEFMDRETLRAVRLIGADIPLADGAEGALLFKLDGTGPGVDAEIRALTEVLKPLDPASVEVGRGEAEERLWSVRRSISPAAYQIAPDKLSEDIAVPRGRVAEAVERAHAIGRERGLTILCFGHLGDGNIHVNILHDARQEGEAARAEQAKDAVFRLAVELGGTISGEHGTGLTKASFVSEQLSPLALELMESIKRTFDPHGIMNPGKGW, encoded by the coding sequence CCTGGAGCGCGGTATGCCGTGGGCCGTGGTGCGCCCGGAGCGGCGGGAACAGGTGGAGGAGCTGCTGCGCTGGGCCGACCTCGAGCGGGTGGCGATCCTGGGGCGGGGGCGCGGCACCGGCCGCGTGGGCGGCGCAGTGCCCGCGCAGGGCGGCGTGGTGGTCTCCCTGCTCAAGATGAACCGCATCATCGATGTGAACGAGCGCGACTTCGTGGCCGTGGTCGAGCCGGGCGTGATCGCCGGAGACCTCCAGACAGCGTGCGCGGCAAAGCGGCTGCTCTACGCACCGGACCCGGCCAGCGTGCGTATTTCCACCATCGGGGGCAATGTCTCCACCTGTGCCGGCGGCCTGCGGGCCGTGAAATACGGCGTGACCCGCGACTGGGTGCTCGGCGTGGAGGCGGTCCTGCCCGGCGGCAGAGTGCTGCGCGCGGGCGGACGCTCGCACAAGGACGTGGTCGGCCTGGACCTGACACGGCTTTTTGTGGGCGCGGGCGGCAAGCTCGGCCTGCTGACCGAAATCACGGTGAAATTGCTGCCCCTGCCCGAAGCCTCGGCCTCGGTGCTCGTTGGTTTTTCCGACCTGGGCGCCTCGCTCTCGGGTGCGCAGGCTGTCTTTCGGGCGGGCGTACTCCCGGCGGCGTGCGAGTTTATGGACCGCGAGACCTTGCGGGCCGTGCGCCTGATCGGGGCGGACATCCCCTTGGCGGACGGAGCCGAGGGCGCATTGCTTTTTAAATTGGACGGCACCGGGCCTGGCGTTGACGCCGAAATCCGGGCGCTGACGGAGGTCCTGAAGCCGCTCGATCCCGCGTCGGTGGAAGTAGGGCGCGGCGAGGCGGAAGAGCGCCTCTGGTCGGTGCGCCGGTCCATCTCTCCAGCGGCCTACCAGATCGCGCCGGACAAGCTCTCCGAGGATATCGCCGTGCCGCGCGGCAGGGTTGCCGAGGCCGTAGAACGCGCCCACGCCATCGGGCGGGAGCGCGGGCTTACGATCCTCTGTTTCGGGCATCTGGGCGACGGCAACATCCACGTCAATATTCTGCATGACGCCCGACAGGAGGGCGAGGCCGCAAGGGCGGAGCAGGCCAAGGACGCCGTGTTCCGCCTGGCCGTGGAACTGGGCGGCACGATCTCCGGCGAGCACGGCACCGGCCTGACCAAGGCTTCATTCGTGTCCGAGCAGCTTTCCCCGCTGGCTCTGGAGCTGATGGAGTCCATCAAGCGGACCTTCGACCCCCACGGCATCATGAACCCCGGCAAGGGGTGGTAG